One window of the Maylandia zebra isolate NMK-2024a linkage group LG19, Mzebra_GT3a, whole genome shotgun sequence genome contains the following:
- the tecpr2 gene encoding tectonin beta-propeller repeat-containing protein 2, which yields MAAQLAPQSVLREFCPLYYLLNAIPAKVQRGFRSVLVYLTALDSSSDFLAVGSSIGMLYLYCRRLTHLNKYSLEGKYDAITAVKLLSCFDDLVAVGTSSGRVAVFQLVSPLPGRNKQLRRFDVVGLHKGTVTALAWSTNGMKLFSGDDKGRVVFTSLDLDQGVCKPVLLLEESSGVVQMEYSHQVLLVSTQQRSLLYCTQKQEVLQLGTKPRKSSGRFGACFLPALCKQSDLQVFAARPGLRLWRSDIRGQVEDTRLLKPLFNSQIPQFELFPRPDPIGGYRPADRQLGLLSCFLKEGWILSWNEYSIYVLDCLNQVIIGALESSGDIVSVSCCDNEIFVLKGDRDIIRLSNSPEGLASNLLDLSVCLSSPLTTPTILRSVGSVEIAQPIRTMAIITEGGGREDGEGGEGGQEKAEEEEEGGVEEVEEAEEEQQLGVTELGQLSGLFASSSRSRSSSVTSWDSLHGNAPASGSCELTSRRYSTPLGQEQMQQELVVKPIRVKKKKRRRQDSGGATRLSESSCSDSMFVVQDGSVSDGGSGTPLSDRASLVGVDFQNENSPEHHPNQGPWETRVSERGMKEEEEVEASSHQTGSLLLPGLENHPNPGAEVVPPTPDVDLLLECTFSYMQNTEEAEELPDRQPVEADEFLSPLIGPEEEDDVLAASAGMADQMFHSTVSNLDRKPSLSSDEDDDIYSHMLPPAGNAVDTLTCLTNPTENSQDQDGQERDRLKPDQLAESWMGYSGPGCGILSLQVTDRYVWCLDFKGGLFCSPLPETGLTWQRFEDNVHQMALSPSGNLLWKVEQKSLTAFACAKFSAKGKRHWYKAVEQAAFIALSDDSAWIVRTNGDLFLQTGLSVERPCARSIKVETPCVFSQVCVRAGVVWALSEHQALFYREGLNSYCSEGEGWKYDTISEAQGLELMCVALGDGGTAWALDASGSLWFRTGVCSSRPQGEDDHWWQISISDYVVFDQGSLFQTLLQATQSVATVTRAPMERVVAFLSQYSQCQPSLVSANASGVWVASGQNQLHLARGSLVGTFWQNVVPRGTVSATRWTFITSSAVPHREGTFLWLAQSRKDLFCVWDQDGELRPSSVLLPPEVELTHLSACRDALWGLDTHGRVSIRTLSPSCPVGLHWTPLDLSQLGSVRLVSVSCGSQNVWAVDSRGVVYFRVGTQPLNPSMMLPAWIQIEPPVQPIGVQLMSIQTSPNDRLLWALDNRGSVFVRTGLSDEMPVGTEWELVPGLAVSQLVLSCRTAWVRCVNGDLARRYGVSERNPAGDYWKKIPGNASWFTVTPEDELWAVTQLGGLSHRLTKLLPQTTLRPPPSSPALGGDDVDDEWELI from the exons ATGGCTGCTCAGCTGGCCCCGCAGTCTGTCCTGAGGGAGTTCTGCCCACTCTACTACCTGCTGAATGCCATCCCAGCCAAG GTGCAGCGGGGCTTCAGGTCAGTCCTGGTTTACCTGACAGCTTTGGACAGTAGCAGTGACTTCCTGGCTGTGGGCAGCAGCATTGGTATGCTCTACCTGTACTGCCGCCGGCTCACACACCTGAACAAATACAGCTTAGAG ggGAAGTATGATGCAATCACAGCTGTGAAGCTGCTCAGCTGCTTTGATGACCTGGTTGCTGTAGGAACCTCTTCAGGACGGGTTGCAGTCTTTCAGCTGGTATCTCCGCTTCCTGGTCGCAACAAACAG CTGCGGCGTTTCGATGTTGTCGGCCTCCATAAAGGCACTGTCACAGCGTTGGCGTGGAGCACAAACGGGATGAAGCTTTTCTCCGGTGACGATAAAGGACGAGTTGTGTTCACCTCTCTGGACCTGGACCAG GGGGTGTGTAAGCCTGTGTTGCTGCTGGAGGAGTCCTCAGGTGTGGTTCAGATGGAGTATAGTCACCAGGTGCTGCTGGTATCAACGCAGCAGAGATCCCTGCTATACTGcacacagaaacaggaagtgctaCAGCTGGGCACCAAGCCCCGCAAGAG CAGTGGACGGTTCGGAGCCTGTTTCCTACCTGCTCTCTGTAAACAGAGTGACCTTCAGGTGTTTGCTGCTCGACCTGGACTCAGACTGTGGAGGTCTGACATCAGAGGACAGGTGGAGGACACCCGGCTGCTCAAGCCCCTCTTTAACTCACAG ATACCTCAGTTTGAGTTGTTTCCTCGTCCTGACCCGATCGGAGGGTACCGTCCAGCAGACCGCCAGCTCGGGCTGCTTAGTTGTTTCCTGAAAGAGGGCTGGATCCTCAGTTGGAATGAGTACAGCATCTATGTCCTGGACTGTCTGAACCAG GTGATCATTGGAGCTTTGGAGAGCAGCGGAGACATCGTGTCTGTCTCCTGCTGTGACAACGAGATCTTCGTCCTGAAAGGAGATCGTGACATCATCCGCCTGTCCAATAGCCCCGAGGGTCTTGCCTCCAACT TGTTGgacctctctgtctgtctgtcctcacCCTTGACCACACCCACCATCCTCCGATCAGTCGGATCAGTGGAAAttgctcagccaatcagaaccaTGGCCATCATTACAGAGGGAGGGGGAAGAGAGGATGGCGAAGGAGGGGAGGGTGGACAGGAgaaagcagaggaagaagaggagggaggagtggaggaagtggaggaggcagaggaggagcAGCAACTGGGG GTGACTGAGCTTGGCCAGCTGTCCGGTTTGTTCGCAAGTAGCTCTCGAAGCCGCAGCAGTTCCGTCACTTCATGGGACAGTCTCCATGGAAACGCTCCAGCGAGTGGTTCTTGCGAGCTGACATCCAGACGTTACAGCACCCCCCTGGGTCAGGAGCAGATGCAACAGGAGCTGGTGGTAAAGCCCAtcagagtgaagaagaaaaagaggcgACGACAAG ACAGCGGTGGTGCGACCCGCCTCTCTGAGAGCAGCTGTTCAGACTCCATGTTTGTAGTTCAGGACGGGAGTGTCAGTGACGGAGGAAGTGGAACTCCTCTGAGCGACCGGGCCTCCCTCGTTGGAGTGGATTTTCAGAACGAGAACTCTCCAGAACACCACCCAAATCAGGGCCCCTGGGAGACGAGAGTCTCAGAGAGAGGCAtgaaggaagaagaggaggtggaggctTCTTCCCACCAGACTGG CTCCCTGCTCCTCCCAGGCCTGGAGAACCACCCGAACCCTGGTGCTGAGGTCGTACCCCCAACACCTGATGTGGATCTGCTGCTGGAGTGCACCTTCTCCTACATGCAGAACACTGAGGAAGCAGAGGAGTTGCCAGATCGTCAGCCGGTGGAGGCTGACGAGTTTCTTAGCCCTCTGATTGGGCCGGAGGAGGAG GACGATGTCCTGGCGGCCTCTGCTGGTATGGCAGACCAAATGTTCCACTCTACCGTGTCCAATTTGGACAGGAAGCCCAGTTTGTCCAGCGATGAAGACGATGACATTTACAGCCACATGCTCCCCCCTGCTGGTAATGCTGTGGACACCCTCACCTGCCTGACCAATCCAACGGAGAATTCGCAAGACCAGGATGGCCAGGAGAGAGACCGGCTCAAACCCGACCAG TTGGCGGAAAGCTGGATGGGGTACTCAGGACCAGGATGTGGGATACTGAGCCTGCAGGTGACGGACAG GTATGTGTGGTGTCTGGACTTTAAAGGTGGGCTGTTCTGCAGCCCTCTGCCTGAAACTGGACTCACTTGGCAGCGCTTTGAGGATAACGTCCACCAGATGGCATTATCGCCTTCAG GTAACCTGTTgtggaaggtggagcagaagagCCTGACGGCGTTCGCGTGTGCTAAGTTTTCGGCGAAAGGAAAACGTCACTGGTACAAAGCTGTGGAGCAGGCGGCATTCATCGCTTTGAGTGATGACTCTGCCTGGATCGTCAGGACCAATGGGGATCTCTTCCTGCAGACAG GTCTGAGCGTGGAGCGGCCCTGCGCTCGCTCCATCAAGGTGGAGACCCCCTGCGTGTTCAGCCAGGTGTGTGTGCGGGCAGGTGTGGTGTGGGCCCTGAGCGAGCACCAAGCTTTATTCTACCGAGAAGGCCTGAACAGCTACTGCAGTGAGGGTGAGGGCTGGAAATACGACACCATCAG tgagGCTCAGGGTCTGGAGCTGATGTGCGTTGCCCTGGGAGACGGTGGGACGGCATGGGCTCTGGATGCCAGCGGCAGCCTGTGGTTTCGGACTGGCGTGTGTTCGTCCAGACCGCAGGGCGAGGATGATCACTGGTGGCAG ATCAGCATCTCGGACTACGTGGTCTTCGATCAGGGCAGTCTGTTCCAGACCCTGCTGCAGGCCACGCAGAGTGTTGCCACGGTAACCAGAGCACCCATGGAGCGCGTTGTGGCCTTCCTGTCACAGTACTCCCAGTGCCAGCCAAGCCTGGTCAGCGCCAATGCCAGCGGAGTCTGGGTGGCCTCGGGCCAGAACCAGCTTCACCTAGCACGTGGCAGCCTCGTGG GAACTTTCTGGCAGAACGTAGTTCCCAGAGGAACCGTCTCTGCCACCAGGTGGACCTTCATCACATCTTCAGCGGTGCCTCACAGAGAAG GTACCTTCCTGTGGCTGGCTCAGAGCAGGAAGGACTTGTTCTGCGTTTGGGATCAGGATGGAGAGCTCCGCCCCTCATCAGTCCTTTTACCACCTGAG GTGGAGCTGACTCACCTGTCCGCCTGCCGGGACGCTCTGTGGGGGCTGGACACGCACGGCCGGGTCAGCATTCGGACTCTGTCCCCGTCCTGCCCTGTCGGACTGCATTGGACCCCCCTGGACCTGAGCCAACTCG GAAGTGTGCGTCTGGTGAGCGTGAGCTGTGGCAGTCAGAACGTCTGGGCCGTGGACAGCCGAGGAGTCGTTTACTTCAGAGTCGGGACGCAGCCGCTCAATCCCAGCATGATGCTACCGGCCTGGATCCAGATCGAACCACCTGTACAG CCGATCGGAGTGCAGCTGATGAGCATTCAGACGAGTCCTAATGACAGGCTCCTCTGGGCGCTCGACAACAGAGGAAGCGTTTTCGTCAGGACCGGGCTCAGCGACGAGATGCCCGTTGGGACAgagtgggagctggttccag gtctgGCTGTGAGTCAGCTAGTCCTCAGCTGTCGGACTGCGTGGGTTCGTTGCGTAAACGGAGATCTGGCTCGCCGCTACGGCGTCTCTGAACGCAACCCAGCCGGAGATTACTGGAAGAAGATCCCTGGGAATGCCAGCTGGTTCACCG TCACTCCAGAGGATGAGTTGTGGGCAGTGACTCAACTTGGCGGATTGTCCCATCGGCTGACGAAACTCCTCCCACAGACGACCCTCAGACCCCCCCCCTCAAGCCCCGCTCTTGGAGGGGATGATGTTGATGACGAATGGGAGCTCATCTAA